Below is a window of Clostridiales bacterium DNA.
CCACTGTACCACTTTGACTGGTACCGGCTGGAAAGCTCCGAAGAACTGTATGAGCTGGGAATGGACGAATACCTGGGCGGCGACGGGATTGCCGTTGTGGAATGGCCTGGCCGGTGCCCGGACGCGGTGCCGGAAAGCGCGGTCCGGATCCGGATGACGGCAGCCGGCGAAAACGAACGACTGATTGAAAGCGACGAATGGAACCTGGAAGATGAAACTGCTTGTGATTGATACATCCGGACCGGTGTGCGGAACAGCGGTGATGGATGAAGAAAAGGTATACAGCGAGTTTACTGCCCAGAACCGGCATACCCACTCTGCAAGCCTGATGCCGATGATTGAGCGGGCGCTTGAAGCTGCGGGCATGACCCTGGGCGATATGGATGCGGTTGCCGCCGTAACCGGACCCGGCAGCTTTACCGGCGTGCGCATCGGCGTCGCCACGGCCAAGGGAATTGCACACGGGGCCGGGCTTCCGTGCATTGCAGTGGACGCGCTGGAAGCGCTGAGTGAAAGCGCGGGAGATTTTGACGGGATCGTATGCCCGATCCAGGACGCCCGGGCCGGACAGGTGTACGGCGCGGCGTTCCGGAACGGGGAACGGCTGATTCCCGACGCACCGATGAAACTGGAAGAATACCTGGATACCGTTTCCGGGCTGGGAAGCCGGTTCCTGTTTACCGGGGACGGAGCACCGGTATTCCGGGAACGGATCGCGGAGATCCTCGGGGAACGCGCGGCGTTTGCCCCGGCATACCGGGGATACCTTCGGCCGTCCGCTGCAGGAAGCATTGCGATCCGGCGCGGGGAGACCACCGATTACCTGCACCTGGAGGCGTCCTACCTGCGCCCGCCGAACGCGCAGAAGAACAAAAAGTTGCTGGAAGCGATGAGGAAGAACGAGGAAGCATGAGCGAGCACGGGAGCACGCCGGATATTGAAATCCGGCGGATGACCATCGATGACCTGGATGCCGTGACAGCGATTGAGGAAGCCACCTTCGCCATTCCGTGGAGCCGCGAAAGCTTCCGGCAGGAGCTGGAGCGGAACGTGGCGGCACGCTACCTGGTGGCGGTGAAGGACGGCCGGGTGGTCGGCTATGCCGGGGCGTGGATCATCCTGGATGAAAGCCATATCACAAATATCGCGATTGAAGAAGGCGAGCGCGGGCAGGGCATCGGGCGGAAACTGACAGAAGCGCTGATGCAGTACATTTCCAACCTCGGCGCCGCATACGCGACGCTGGAAGTGCGCGTGAGCAATGAACGGGCCCAGCGGCTGTACAAAAGCCTGGGGTTTGTGAGCGTGGGCAAGCGGAAGCGGTATTATGAGGATAACGGAGAGGATGCCTTCCTGATGGTATGCGAACACATGCCGGATGTGGAGGAAGATTTTGAGGAGGCGTAAGGAATGCGGAAATGGCTGATCCCGGGCGCGGCGGTCCTGCTGTGCGCGCTGGTCCTTGCGCTGTGCGGAGCCGCGTCCGCGGATGAGGCGGAAAACATTACCGGAAGCTGCACGGTGAAGCTGTGCAGCAAGAATTTCAAGGCCGCGAAGATTACAGACGGGCTGTACACCAGCTACTGGGAAAGCGACAAGACGACCCATCCGTGGATTACGGTGAGCTCAAAGGATCCGATTTACGGGCTGTACCTGTGCTTCCAGAAAATGCCGGAGCATTACCAGGTGCAGCGGGAAAAGAGCGGCGGGGAATGGGAAACCCTG
It encodes the following:
- the tsaB gene encoding tRNA (adenosine(37)-N6)-threonylcarbamoyltransferase complex dimerization subunit type 1 TsaB codes for the protein MKLLVIDTSGPVCGTAVMDEEKVYSEFTAQNRHTHSASLMPMIERALEAAGMTLGDMDAVAAVTGPGSFTGVRIGVATAKGIAHGAGLPCIAVDALEALSESAGDFDGIVCPIQDARAGQVYGAAFRNGERLIPDAPMKLEEYLDTVSGLGSRFLFTGDGAPVFRERIAEILGERAAFAPAYRGYLRPSAAGSIAIRRGETTDYLHLEASYLRPPNAQKNKKLLEAMRKNEEA
- the tsaE gene encoding tRNA (adenosine(37)-N6)-threonylcarbamoyltransferase complex ATPase subunit type 1 TsaE, with translation MITKSAAETRALGEKLAGRLRPGDVLLLEGDLGAGKSELTRGIAKGLGVAETVTSPSFTILNVYESGRCPLYHFDWYRLESSEELYELGMDEYLGGDGIAVVEWPGRCPDAVPESAVRIRMTAAGENERLIESDEWNLEDETACD
- the rimI gene encoding ribosomal protein S18-alanine N-acetyltransferase, producing the protein MTIDDLDAVTAIEEATFAIPWSRESFRQELERNVAARYLVAVKDGRVVGYAGAWIILDESHITNIAIEEGERGQGIGRKLTEALMQYISNLGAAYATLEVRVSNERAQRLYKSLGFVSVGKRKRYYEDNGEDAFLMVCEHMPDVEEDFEEA